From a single Candidatus Zixiibacteriota bacterium genomic region:
- a CDS encoding 50S ribosomal protein L11 methyltransferase, which translates to MAEDDLYFEISVPVLHSDVDAVSNYIIENIASGILLEDEDDNLQTIIKFYPSNGIDINSKLEWLRKYLRAINPEYEKIETSRKSIKSLDWIESYRASVTPIFAGNSIVIIPPWDDEDYQDKTTIIIEPKMAFGTGRHETTRSCLAVMEKIDFNHKVVLDLGCGSGILGVYAAKKGASKVQGYDIDTLAVDNSLENFEINHVCDKCKAELGSIENITDEKYDVGIVNIIKAVILPIMPRLKEIICLGGYLILSGLLINDRTAIENALSEHNLVDCEIHLDGEWITYKIQM; encoded by the coding sequence ATGGCGGAAGACGATTTATATTTTGAGATTTCCGTCCCAGTTTTACATTCTGATGTTGACGCTGTTTCCAATTATATTATAGAGAATATCGCCAGCGGAATTCTTCTTGAGGATGAAGACGACAATTTACAGACTATTATAAAATTCTATCCTTCAAATGGCATTGACATAAATTCCAAATTGGAATGGCTTCGAAAATACCTTCGCGCGATAAACCCCGAATATGAAAAGATAGAAACGTCTCGAAAATCAATTAAGAGCCTCGATTGGATTGAATCGTACCGGGCTTCGGTTACGCCTATATTCGCGGGAAATTCAATAGTTATAATCCCGCCATGGGATGATGAAGATTACCAGGACAAAACAACGATTATTATCGAGCCTAAGATGGCATTCGGCACCGGTCGACACGAAACGACTCGGAGCTGTTTGGCCGTTATGGAAAAGATTGATTTTAATCATAAAGTGGTTTTGGATTTGGGGTGTGGTTCGGGAATTTTGGGCGTTTATGCCGCCAAAAAAGGAGCGTCAAAAGTTCAAGGATATGATATAGATACTCTGGCGGTAGATAATAGCCTTGAGAATTTTGAGATCAATCACGTATGTGATAAATGCAAGGCTGAATTGGGATCGATAGAAAATATCACGGATGAAAAATATGACGTGGGTATTGTCAATATTATAAAGGCCGTTATTCTTCCAATTATGCCTCGTCTCAAGGAGATTATTTGCCTGGGAGGATACTTGATTCTGTCGGGATTATTGATAAATGACAGGACCGCTATTGAGAACGCATTAAGTGAGCATAACCTTGTCGATTGCGAAATTCATCTTGACGGTGAATGGATTACTTATAAGATTCAGATGTGA
- a CDS encoding A24 family peptidase produces MDKQLYIYLFLTLIGLSIGSFMNVLIYRLPRKIPLIFSRSSCPNCRMPIPFYCNIPVLSYLILLGHCKICRHPISPRYPFVEILNAAAYILFYYLYGWSLQLPVHCFLVSSLIAIFFIDLEFQIIPDAITIPGMIIGLASAIFVTPPGIINSVIGFFVGGLSLLAIAYLGEWLFKKESMGGGDIKMAAMLGAFVGWQKIILIFFGGAVIGMLVSIIWMPLSKKVRHERVIPFGPFLALAAFIIVVYGDQILKYYIENFLTA; encoded by the coding sequence ATGGATAAACAGTTGTATATATATTTATTCCTGACATTGATAGGGCTTTCAATCGGTTCGTTTATGAATGTCCTGATTTATCGTCTTCCGAGAAAAATACCCTTGATATTTTCTCGTTCATCATGCCCCAATTGCCGCATGCCAATACCTTTTTATTGCAATATTCCGGTGCTTTCTTATTTGATATTATTGGGCCATTGTAAAATATGCCGCCATCCGATTTCACCCAGGTATCCGTTTGTGGAAATATTAAACGCCGCCGCCTATATTCTGTTCTATTATCTATATGGATGGTCACTGCAGTTGCCGGTCCATTGCTTTCTGGTGTCATCTTTGATTGCAATATTCTTCATTGATCTTGAGTTTCAGATAATTCCCGATGCCATTACGATTCCTGGAATGATTATTGGATTGGCCAGCGCGATTTTTGTTACTCCTCCCGGAATAATAAACTCCGTTATCGGGTTTTTTGTCGGCGGACTGTCGCTTTTGGCGATTGCCTATTTGGGCGAATGGTTATTCAAGAAAGAATCGATGGGAGGCGGGGACATAAAAATGGCCGCGATGCTGGGGGCCTTCGTAGGGTGGCAGAAAATTATTCTCATATTTTTCGGTGGAGCCGTAATCGGTATGTTAGTTTCCATTATCTGGATGCCATTATCGAAGAAAGTCCGGCATGAGCGGGTAATTCCATTCGGACCGTTCCTTGCGCTGGCGGCGTTTATTATTGTCGTTTACGGTGATCAAATACTGAAGTATTATATAGAGAACTTCCTTACCGCTTAA
- a CDS encoding RsmE family RNA methyltransferase, whose amino-acid sequence MHTFIYKAANKCDDIIFLIGAEARHVATVLRLSEGEIVRLIDGQGDTEICEIAEISTGRVECRIIKKVRNSGEASLSVTLAAGLSQASKFDSIIEKGTEVGVRNFVPLLTDKGKVKIDKPGTLTRKMNRWQRVCEAAVKQTGRSIIPHINEPISLEEYLGKTDSQSTILFHPEGTQLNATDIFSNFRGKALTIITGPESGFSPNEIDMVIKKGCAVYSLGERVLRAETAGIVFSALAIYLFESVKA is encoded by the coding sequence ATGCATACGTTTATTTATAAAGCGGCTAACAAATGCGATGATATAATTTTTCTGATCGGAGCAGAAGCGCGTCATGTTGCTACTGTTTTGAGATTGTCTGAAGGCGAGATTGTACGTTTGATTGATGGTCAGGGTGATACGGAGATTTGTGAAATCGCAGAAATTTCAACGGGGCGAGTTGAATGCCGAATAATTAAGAAAGTAAGAAATAGTGGCGAAGCTTCTTTATCAGTAACATTGGCGGCAGGGTTGTCGCAAGCCTCCAAATTTGATTCTATAATCGAAAAAGGTACCGAGGTTGGTGTGCGGAATTTCGTGCCGTTGTTAACCGATAAGGGAAAAGTAAAGATCGATAAGCCGGGCACACTGACTCGAAAAATGAATCGCTGGCAACGAGTCTGCGAAGCGGCCGTGAAACAAACGGGACGATCAATAATACCTCACATAAATGAGCCTATATCGTTAGAGGAATATTTGGGTAAGACTGATTCTCAGTCAACAATCTTGTTTCATCCCGAGGGTACTCAATTGAACGCAACGGATATATTTTCTAACTTTCGGGGCAAAGCGTTAACAATCATAACGGGTCCTGAATCGGGATTTTCGCCCAATGAAATTGACATGGTGATCAAGAAAGGCTGTGCCGTTTACAGTCTGGGGGAGAGGGTTTTAAGAGCTGAGACGGCCGGTATCGTATTTTCAGCCCTGGCCATTTATTTATTTGAATCGGTGAAAGCTTAA
- the efp gene encoding elongation factor P codes for MITAGDFRKGMRVLINGEPYIIVDFSIAKMGRGRPHTKAKMKHLITGSVFEKSYLSNETFELPDLENRKMQYLYNDNDGYHFMDSRTFEQSALSDENLGDTRFYLMENHEYSILFFEGRPISLDMPASVILEVVDAEPAVKGDTVSNIQKGATLESGLKIKVPLFVKPGDKIKVDTRTGQYIERAN; via the coding sequence ATGATAACAGCTGGTGATTTTCGCAAAGGTATGAGAGTTCTTATTAATGGAGAACCGTATATAATCGTGGATTTTTCGATCGCCAAGATGGGGCGTGGGCGCCCTCATACCAAGGCCAAAATGAAACACCTGATTACCGGTTCAGTTTTTGAAAAATCCTATTTGTCTAATGAAACTTTTGAGCTGCCGGATCTGGAAAATAGAAAAATGCAATATTTATATAACGATAACGACGGCTATCATTTCATGGATTCACGCACCTTTGAGCAAAGCGCTTTATCCGATGAGAATCTGGGTGATACCAGATTTTATTTGATGGAAAATCATGAGTACTCCATTTTGTTTTTTGAAGGTCGGCCGATATCGCTCGATATGCCGGCTTCGGTAATTCTTGAGGTTGTCGATGCAGAACCGGCGGTCAAGGGAGATACAGTATCAAATATTCAAAAAGGCGCTACCCTGGAATCAGGTCTTAAAATAAAAGTTCCTCTATTCGTTAAACCGGGCGATAAGATTAAGGTAGATACGCGCACCGGGCAGTATATTGAGCGGGCTAATTAG
- the dnaJ gene encoding molecular chaperone DnaJ, with product MEKRDYYEILGVDRSASEDDIKRAYRKLAMKYHPDRNPGDAQAEANFKEATEAYEVLKDSPKRQTYDQFGHAGLGQGTGFGGGGFGFEGFDLSDALRAFMRDFGGFGGFDDIFGGSGRRQRVNNRGRDQQIRIMLSLEEIATGIKKKIRVKQRVSCPECSGYGSAPGSGKKTCPQCKGSGQIRRVTRSLFGQMVNVTTCDVCRGVGQVISTPCPVCRGEGRVQDNITVSVDIPAGVAGGNYIPIEGKGEAGLQGGPPGDLIVVIEEKDHDIFTRQDNHIICQQSISFLSAALGDTIEIPTLDGMTRLNIPAGTQTGKVFRLRGKGIPFLRRNSRGDQLVQVQVWTPKKLNSEEKKILEKLMRSQSFQPPKSTKSFFSKLRDSLGV from the coding sequence ATGGAGAAAAGAGATTACTACGAAATCCTGGGCGTTGATCGTTCAGCTTCCGAAGATGATATAAAAAGGGCGTATCGCAAATTGGCGATGAAATATCACCCGGATCGAAATCCGGGCGATGCTCAGGCCGAGGCTAATTTCAAAGAAGCGACCGAAGCTTACGAAGTTTTGAAAGACTCCCCAAAGCGCCAGACCTATGATCAATTCGGACATGCCGGATTGGGGCAGGGCACCGGGTTTGGCGGAGGCGGATTTGGTTTCGAGGGCTTTGATCTATCCGATGCCTTGCGGGCTTTCATGCGTGATTTCGGAGGGTTTGGCGGGTTTGATGATATTTTCGGAGGGAGCGGCCGAAGGCAAAGGGTTAACAATCGCGGCCGCGATCAACAGATTCGGATAATGTTGTCTCTGGAAGAAATCGCCACCGGCATCAAGAAAAAAATCAGAGTAAAACAAAGAGTGTCGTGTCCTGAATGCTCGGGGTATGGCAGTGCACCCGGCAGCGGTAAGAAAACCTGTCCGCAATGTAAAGGCAGTGGCCAGATTCGGCGCGTAACAAGATCGCTATTCGGCCAGATGGTCAATGTCACTACCTGTGATGTATGCCGCGGGGTCGGCCAGGTAATTTCGACACCCTGTCCGGTATGTCGTGGTGAAGGACGAGTGCAGGATAATATAACGGTAAGTGTCGATATCCCGGCCGGGGTGGCTGGCGGTAATTATATCCCCATTGAAGGCAAAGGCGAGGCCGGTTTGCAGGGAGGGCCACCGGGAGATTTAATTGTCGTTATCGAAGAAAAGGATCATGATATTTTTACGCGGCAGGATAATCATATAATCTGCCAGCAATCAATTTCGTTTTTATCGGCGGCATTGGGAGATACAATTGAAATTCCGACTCTCGATGGAATGACCCGGCTCAATATTCCGGCCGGCACTCAGACCGGCAAAGTTTTCAGACTCAGGGGTAAGGGTATCCCATTTTTACGGCGTAACAGTCGAGGGGATCAGTTAGTGCAGGTTCAGGTTTGGACGCCTAAAAAACTCAACTCGGAAGAGAAAAAGATTCTGGAAAAGTTAATGCGCTCGCAATCATTCCAACCGCCCAAATCGACTAAGTCATTTTTCTCGAAACTGAGAGATTCGCTCGGTGTGTAG
- a CDS encoding ATP-binding protein: MRTLINRYETEIRMGLLIIVVLLLLLNISTTYLFYQAKRRAISEIDENLASALDYGAAMIGKNKKGILLPEQEEYLKRNFGLLGAHLHIMDSLEAFNKVPGNLSKLDKAFPSIEAEDWKRLWQGEMKFHRGRIAGIRYGLAVNRLSNGKVILLALQADSRVVDDIGQASRYAIYPAIIILILLVPLTIILPRLILRPFKQMRKTAEEAGHLKSISDDDDDVTQVINSYKDSIRQLKENEIELKRLYEESSNKADRLERLNKYILKSIGSGIINVDLTGKIMGYNHAAVEILCYEESSVLGRHYLTAFSDEPEINRIIEAGLERGETVCRRELELFRQGNMRVWLGIESSQIFDDRNRAMGITLLITDLTEVKQLQSELEINRQMAALGEMTAGLAHQLRNSLAAISGFSQLLKKKTKGESSMSEIADSIRSESAASEQMVRRFLDFSRPLSLSPDQIDLGELIDDIAQKFMLIGQERNISIIITLPIEQIGIIGDSLLLKEAFSNVIDNSIQEIDHDGRIEISAKVHAMNEVIISIIDNGPGIDKEMMNKLFTPFVSSKPSGTGLGLALTRKIINLHEGSIGFDGTYQSGARCEIRLPLSVATDTNNRIFDSRDIKNV, encoded by the coding sequence ATGCGTACCCTGATAAATCGATATGAGACTGAAATCAGAATGGGGTTACTCATCATCGTAGTTCTCCTTCTGCTTCTTAATATCAGTACCACGTATTTGTTTTACCAGGCCAAGCGTCGGGCAATTTCCGAAATAGACGAAAATCTCGCGTCCGCTCTGGATTATGGCGCGGCAATGATCGGGAAAAACAAAAAGGGTATATTATTACCCGAGCAAGAGGAATATCTGAAAAGGAATTTTGGGCTGCTGGGGGCGCATTTGCATATCATGGATTCCCTTGAGGCTTTTAATAAAGTTCCCGGCAATTTAAGTAAATTAGACAAAGCATTCCCCTCCATTGAAGCCGAGGACTGGAAACGATTATGGCAAGGGGAGATGAAATTCCATCGTGGCAGAATCGCCGGAATAAGATATGGTCTTGCCGTTAATCGTCTTTCTAACGGGAAGGTTATTCTTTTAGCCTTGCAGGCCGATTCCCGAGTCGTCGATGACATCGGTCAGGCATCGCGATATGCTATTTATCCGGCCATTATAATTCTAATCCTGCTGGTACCTCTGACAATAATCTTACCCCGCTTGATTTTGCGGCCATTTAAGCAAATGCGTAAGACGGCGGAGGAAGCCGGGCATCTCAAGTCGATTTCCGATGATGATGATGATGTAACGCAGGTAATAAATTCCTATAAAGATAGCATTAGACAATTAAAAGAGAATGAGATTGAACTAAAACGCTTATATGAGGAAAGCTCAAATAAAGCCGATCGACTGGAAAGGCTGAATAAATATATTCTAAAATCCATTGGCTCAGGTATTATAAACGTCGATTTGACCGGTAAAATTATGGGCTATAATCACGCCGCGGTTGAGATTTTATGTTATGAAGAAAGTTCGGTGCTTGGAAGGCATTATCTGACCGCTTTCTCCGACGAACCGGAAATAAATCGTATTATTGAAGCAGGACTGGAACGAGGTGAAACTGTCTGCCGGAGAGAGCTGGAATTGTTCCGTCAGGGCAATATGCGGGTATGGTTGGGTATTGAAAGTTCTCAAATTTTCGATGACCGGAACCGGGCTATGGGCATCACCCTATTGATTACGGATTTAACCGAAGTAAAACAACTTCAATCGGAATTGGAGATAAATAGACAAATGGCCGCCCTGGGAGAAATGACGGCGGGACTTGCGCATCAACTCCGTAATTCGCTGGCGGCAATCTCAGGATTTTCCCAACTTCTCAAGAAAAAAACCAAGGGAGAATCATCAATGTCCGAAATTGCCGATTCGATTCGGTCGGAATCGGCCGCCTCGGAACAAATGGTTCGCAGATTTCTTGATTTTTCCCGACCGCTGTCTTTATCGCCGGATCAGATAGATCTTGGGGAATTAATAGATGACATTGCCCAAAAATTTATGCTAATTGGACAAGAACGAAATATATCGATTATCATAACCCTGCCGATCGAACAAATTGGAATAATTGGAGATTCCCTGCTACTGAAAGAAGCGTTCTCAAATGTAATTGATAATTCGATTCAGGAAATAGATCACGACGGCAGAATTGAGATTTCGGCAAAAGTCCATGCCATGAATGAAGTAATTATTTCCATAATCGATAACGGCCCAGGAATTGATAAAGAAATGATGAATAAATTATTCACGCCATTTGTCTCTTCGAAGCCTTCCGGTACGGGATTGGGCCTTGCCTTAACGAGAAAAATAATAAATCTACATGAAGGCAGCATTGGCTTTGACGGCACATATCAATCCGGAGCTCGCTGCGAAATTCGCCTTCCCCTATCAGTCGCCACGGATACAAATAATCGAATTTTTGATTCTCGCGACATCAAAAATGTGTAG